A region from the Spirochaetota bacterium genome encodes:
- a CDS encoding SOS response-associated peptidase, whose protein sequence is MCGRFAQIEPVDVIAQRLQVEEVLVHHTAPRYNIYPGEDIVALVQTPDKKLVELQWGLIPFWTKDPSSFKPLINARVETVIQKPSFKRAFFYNRCIVFASGFYEWKKEGTKKVPYYITVEDFFGFAGIFDSITINDRQIRTCAILTTAASEQMSSIHNRMPVIIRQSEFDQWINKETTIEILQKLMQPFNAKLVIYPVSTKVNNPLYKEPDCIDPV, encoded by the coding sequence ATGTGCGGCAGGTTTGCACAGATTGAACCTGTAGATGTCATTGCACAGCGTTTGCAGGTTGAGGAAGTACTGGTACATCATACTGCACCGCGCTACAATATTTATCCCGGGGAAGATATTGTGGCGCTGGTGCAAACACCAGATAAAAAGTTAGTTGAATTACAATGGGGCCTGATACCGTTCTGGACAAAGGATCCTTCTTCATTTAAACCATTAATCAATGCTCGTGTTGAAACAGTTATACAGAAGCCCAGTTTTAAAAGGGCTTTTTTTTACAATAGGTGTATTGTGTTTGCATCCGGTTTCTATGAATGGAAAAAAGAAGGTACAAAGAAGGTACCATATTATATTACGGTGGAAGATTTTTTTGGCTTTGCCGGTATTTTTGATAGTATAACAATTAACGATAGACAGATACGTACATGTGCAATACTTACCACTGCTGCCAGTGAGCAGATGAGTAGTATTCATAACCGTATGCCTGTTATTATTCGACAATCTGAATTTGATCAATGGATAAATAAAGAAACAACAATAGAAATACTGCAAAAGCTCATGCAACCTTTCAATGCCAAACTTGTGATATATCCAGTATCAACAAAGGTCAATAATCCTTTATATAAAGAACCTGATTGTATAGATCCTGTTTAA
- a CDS encoding M20 family peptidase, whose protein sequence is MIKNILKGLGILVLIFLIILVVKAFTLSSKQVEVKEAFPYKIDPMTAAQHLSEAIQIQTVSNQDQAKTDVKQFEQLHKFLAKTYPAFHKKLKKEVVAGYALLYTWKGSDPSLKPMLLMAHQDVVPVEELTKDQWKYPGFSGTIADGFIWGRGALDIKNQLISIMEAVEFLISKGFVPKRTIYIAFGHDEEVGGEGAKAIAKLLKQRNVQLEYVIDEGGAIMEGMLPGVESPIALIGIAEKGYLTVKLTVKGEGGHSSMPPHHTALGVLSKALVNVEDNPFPKNFDSPARKMFEYVAPHMKFPLRILFANMWCFKPLLKWQFEKSESTNAMIRTTAAVTMAGASEKENVLPTQAWAMINCRILPGETMDSTIAYLKKVIGNDAVTLEATPWSNDPSPVSDIQAGSFISIATIARQINPDVIVAPYLVLGATDSRHYNALSNQIYRFSPVKMNAEDLKRVHGINERISISDMGKSVKFFIALIEKTHM, encoded by the coding sequence ATGATAAAAAATATTTTAAAAGGTTTGGGCATACTTGTACTTATTTTTTTAATAATTCTGGTAGTAAAAGCATTTACACTATCTTCAAAGCAGGTTGAAGTAAAAGAAGCATTTCCGTATAAAATTGATCCTATGACTGCTGCACAACATCTTTCAGAAGCAATTCAGATTCAAACGGTTTCCAATCAGGACCAGGCAAAAACGGATGTTAAACAGTTTGAACAATTACACAAATTTTTAGCCAAAACATACCCGGCATTCCATAAAAAACTAAAAAAAGAAGTTGTTGCGGGATATGCGCTTCTGTACACCTGGAAAGGCTCTGACCCCTCACTTAAGCCAATGCTACTTATGGCACATCAGGATGTTGTGCCGGTTGAGGAGTTAACTAAAGACCAGTGGAAATATCCAGGTTTTTCAGGTACAATAGCAGATGGTTTCATATGGGGCAGGGGTGCGCTGGATATAAAAAATCAGTTAATTTCTATCATGGAGGCTGTTGAATTTTTAATAAGTAAAGGCTTTGTTCCTAAACGGACAATTTATATAGCATTTGGTCATGATGAAGAAGTTGGTGGTGAGGGAGCCAAAGCTATAGCCAAACTGCTAAAACAACGAAATGTTCAGCTTGAATATGTTATAGATGAAGGTGGAGCCATTATGGAAGGGATGCTACCGGGTGTTGAAAGCCCTATTGCGCTGATTGGAATTGCTGAAAAAGGGTATTTAACCGTGAAGCTGACTGTTAAAGGCGAGGGTGGACACTCATCCATGCCACCGCACCACACAGCTCTGGGGGTTTTGTCCAAAGCTCTGGTGAATGTTGAAGACAACCCTTTTCCCAAGAACTTTGACAGTCCTGCACGGAAAATGTTTGAATATGTTGCACCCCACATGAAATTCCCATTACGTATACTATTTGCAAATATGTGGTGCTTTAAACCGCTGTTAAAATGGCAGTTTGAAAAATCTGAATCAACCAATGCCATGATTCGCACCACTGCTGCTGTGACCATGGCAGGTGCAAGTGAAAAAGAAAATGTGCTGCCAACTCAAGCCTGGGCCATGATAAACTGTCGGATCCTTCCTGGTGAAACTATGGATTCCACCATTGCATATTTGAAAAAAGTAATTGGCAATGATGCAGTTACCCTTGAGGCAACACCGTGGTCAAATGACCCTTCACCAGTTTCGGATATACAGGCAGGCTCATTTATTTCAATAGCAACTATCGCCCGGCAAATAAATCCTGATGTTATTGTGGCTCCATACCTTGTGCTTGGTGCTACCGATTCACGACACTATAATGCGTTATCAAATCAGATATACCGCTTTTCCCCTGTTAAGATGAATGCTGAGGATTTAAAACGAGTTCATGGTATTAATGAAAGGATCAGTATATCTGATATGGGTAAAAGCGTTAAGTTTTTCATTGCATTAATTGAAAAAACTCATATGTAG
- a CDS encoding long-chain fatty acid--CoA ligase — MAQFKSESMSAVFQEQAAKLGSKACVSYKKGGQWTDISWADMNTMVHNMAYYLMDQGIKKGDRVAIFSPNRWEWWVASLATTSIGAVSVPIYATNSAEEAQYVLEHSGSSICFVGTEDHADRVLKVIKKCPKLDQLVIFDDLTKKKQSVITFKEALEKGAKKAKPAEFEKRLKAIKRDDVSTIIYTSGTTGNPKGVMLSHYNFFSNVKNIMAEMGKFFNTDDVWLSFLPLSHSLEMTCGFYGPIWIGGKTAFAESIEKLLDNFKEVRPTVIISVPRIYEKVHAGILAQVAAAPGLKKAIFNFALNTAKKNLPYVCRDLPRKGLFAFRYNLADKLVFSKLKAAIGMDKMRYAISGGAPLSVSDAEFFIGMGMKILEGFGLTETTPVLTYNRPWFIKPGTVGQAIPETKIKIADDGEILAKGPQIMLGYYKNKAATEEVMTKDGYFRTGDIGVIDEDGFLKITGRIKDIIVTAGGKNISPQNIENSVKTSPYVEQIAVIGDKRKYLSALVIPNFEALGKWAKQKGISFSSNADLIKNDEVNKLIESEIAKYTKQFSRVEQIKKFTLLEAEWTQATGELTPTQKVKRRIIEQKYAKEIEAMYPPDIE; from the coding sequence ATGGCACAGTTCAAGTCAGAATCCATGTCAGCTGTTTTTCAGGAACAGGCTGCAAAGTTGGGAAGCAAAGCCTGTGTATCATATAAGAAAGGTGGTCAGTGGACGGATATATCCTGGGCCGACATGAATACCATGGTACACAATATGGCGTATTATTTAATGGATCAGGGAATCAAGAAAGGGGACAGGGTTGCAATCTTTTCACCAAACAGATGGGAATGGTGGGTGGCAAGTTTGGCAACCACTTCAATTGGCGCGGTAAGCGTACCAATTTATGCTACTAACTCAGCTGAGGAAGCACAGTATGTGCTGGAACATTCCGGCTCATCAATTTGTTTTGTTGGTACTGAAGACCATGCTGACAGGGTATTAAAAGTTATCAAAAAGTGCCCCAAATTGGACCAGCTGGTTATTTTTGATGATCTTACAAAGAAAAAGCAGAGTGTGATAACATTTAAAGAAGCATTGGAAAAAGGTGCAAAAAAGGCAAAACCTGCTGAATTTGAAAAACGCTTAAAAGCTATCAAGCGGGATGATGTTTCCACAATCATTTATACATCAGGTACTACGGGTAATCCCAAAGGTGTAATGCTTTCACACTATAATTTCTTTTCTAATGTTAAAAATATCATGGCTGAAATGGGTAAGTTTTTTAATACGGATGATGTTTGGCTATCATTTTTGCCTTTGTCCCACTCGCTGGAAATGACCTGTGGTTTTTACGGACCAATCTGGATTGGAGGGAAAACTGCATTTGCTGAAAGCATTGAAAAGTTGCTGGATAACTTTAAGGAAGTTCGGCCCACTGTTATTATCAGTGTTCCACGAATTTATGAAAAGGTTCATGCTGGTATTCTTGCACAGGTTGCTGCTGCACCGGGTTTAAAGAAGGCTATTTTCAACTTTGCACTTAATACTGCAAAGAAGAATCTGCCGTATGTATGCAGGGACCTGCCACGTAAAGGACTTTTTGCATTCAGGTATAATTTGGCTGATAAGCTGGTATTTTCTAAGCTTAAAGCTGCTATTGGTATGGATAAGATGCGTTATGCTATTTCTGGTGGCGCGCCACTTTCGGTATCTGATGCTGAATTCTTTATTGGCATGGGAATGAAGATACTTGAAGGCTTTGGATTAACTGAAACAACACCGGTATTAACCTATAACCGGCCATGGTTTATTAAGCCAGGTACGGTGGGCCAGGCTATTCCTGAAACCAAGATAAAGATTGCTGATGATGGTGAAATCCTGGCTAAAGGCCCTCAAATAATGTTAGGTTATTATAAGAATAAAGCTGCCACAGAAGAGGTTATGACTAAAGATGGGTATTTCAGAACAGGTGATATTGGTGTTATTGATGAGGATGGTTTCTTAAAGATAACTGGCCGAATCAAAGATATTATCGTCACAGCAGGTGGAAAGAATATTTCTCCTCAGAATATTGAAAACAGCGTAAAGACATCACCGTATGTTGAGCAGATAGCGGTTATAGGAGATAAACGTAAGTATTTAAGCGCACTTGTGATTCCTAACTTTGAAGCGTTGGGGAAATGGGCCAAGCAGAAAGGAATCAGCTTCAGTAGCAATGCGGATCTTATTAAGAATGATGAGGTGAATAAGCTTATTGAAAGTGAAATTGCAAAATATACCAAGCAGTTTTCACGAGTTGAGCAAATTAAGAAGTTCACACTCCTTGAAGCTGAATGGACTCAGGCTACAGGTGAATTAACACCAACACAGAAGGTAAAACGAAGAATTATTGAACAGAAGTATGCAAAAGAAATTGAAGCAATGTATCCACCTGATATTGAATAA
- a CDS encoding MFS transporter: MKHQKKLYTDTNLLIAFGITLVVVMGVTNITPALPAMAHYFSIPYSQVTLVITVFTMPGIVLTPLLGIVADRIGRKVIIIPSLIVFGITGIIMFFITDFTWLIILRFIQGMGVSALGAINATIIGDMFVGKDRTIAFGYNASVLNIGTALYPAIGGFLCILGWNYPFLLSAFALVVAWIAIFHLHNPEPLNTSSLKRYFHVILTIIRSPYVIGLLSTTVLTFILLYGPIMTYFPYIISYRFKGTAATIGIFMSAMSIVTAITSSQLQILAKRYSEKNLILYGFIGLCISFVIAGFAYNYFWLALAIIIGGASNAINNPSLLSLLTAAAPAQYRGAIMSLNGMGLRIGQTVGPIIMASLCAIVSVKWAFYSISGLTLVIVIALFSTLLSNRYCTMKN; this comes from the coding sequence ATGAAACATCAAAAAAAACTCTACACTGATACAAATCTGCTCATTGCTTTTGGAATAACACTAGTAGTGGTTATGGGAGTTACCAATATTACACCCGCACTCCCTGCAATGGCACACTACTTTTCTATTCCCTATTCACAAGTTACACTGGTCATAACAGTATTTACCATGCCAGGAATTGTGCTTACACCCCTCTTAGGCATTGTAGCAGACCGCATAGGAAGAAAAGTAATTATTATACCTTCACTGATAGTTTTTGGCATTACCGGTATCATCATGTTTTTTATTACCGATTTCACCTGGCTTATTATATTACGGTTTATTCAAGGCATGGGCGTATCGGCATTAGGAGCAATTAATGCAACCATCATTGGTGATATGTTTGTCGGTAAAGACCGCACCATTGCGTTTGGATATAACGCCAGTGTTTTAAATATTGGTACAGCGCTGTACCCTGCCATAGGGGGATTTTTGTGCATCTTAGGCTGGAATTATCCCTTTTTACTATCGGCTTTTGCACTTGTTGTGGCATGGATTGCTATATTTCACTTACACAATCCCGAGCCACTCAACACTTCATCATTAAAACGCTATTTTCATGTAATACTAACTATTATACGAAGCCCCTATGTCATTGGACTTCTGTCAACAACCGTACTTACATTCATACTTCTGTATGGACCAATCATGACCTATTTCCCGTATATCATATCATATCGGTTTAAAGGAACAGCGGCAACTATTGGAATATTTATGTCTGCCATGTCCATAGTAACTGCTATTACATCATCGCAATTACAAATCCTTGCAAAACGCTATTCGGAAAAAAATCTCATACTGTACGGCTTTATAGGGCTTTGTATATCGTTTGTCATAGCAGGTTTTGCATACAATTACTTCTGGCTTGCTTTAGCTATCATCATTGGTGGAGCTTCCAATGCAATCAACAATCCCAGTTTACTATCGCTTTTAACCGCAGCAGCACCAGCACAATACCGCGGAGCCATCATGTCACTCAACGGTATGGGACTCAGGATTGGGCAAACCGTTGGTCCAATAATTATGGCAAGTTTGTGTGCGATAGTTTCTGTGAAGTGGGCTTTTTATAGTATAAGTGGCCTGACACTGGTAATTGTGATTGCACTTTTTTCCACATTGCTATCGAATAGATATTGCACAATGAAAAACTAA